In Streptantibioticus cattleyicolor NRRL 8057 = DSM 46488, a genomic segment contains:
- a CDS encoding putative bifunctional diguanylate cyclase/phosphodiesterase, producing the protein MSATGAVCSGPANAARPASRVPHLVVVLLCGGYAVGAALGWGTPAVALFMGDFGLAAAALAACLSCLWHARTVSGRARPAWVLFAGSSAMVAAGNGVWGWYEVVLRQPVPRLSAADFCFLLFAPLAIVGLLVLANRPVNKAGWICLGLDAWLIGGSLVTLTWSLALARTAEWDGRSTPRVALSLAYPVFDILLVSMVLALHFRRFRGSRPAVNTAIGALAVTVLCDALFTSPMLREHYHSGQILDAGWFAGSMLQAYAPWVGGRSGARGGTRGDHPRRRSAGTFAALTPYLAAGVCTLAILIDLLDGRKIDRVMLFTGCTVALVLVVRQGIMLLDNIALTRELAEAENHFRSLVQGSSDVIMIAAPSGVLRYVSPAAKGVYARDAEEMIGTELASHIHPDDLGRVLHEVRRFLAAPPEQEPATRIECRIRSGDGGWLNVESSVNRYQGGLIFNSRDVTERVRLQAQLQHNASHDPLTDLPNRALFTERVGQALSGRRADDGQAAVLYIDLDGFKAVNDTVGHQAGDELLIQAARRLSESVRAGDTAARLGGDEFAALICGGADELGVREQQILEIAERLRITLSEPYTVTCGTTGHGRSSGSHGQPGTTQVRVAASIGVAFAAPGVTPAELMRNADLAMYRAKSNGKNRVELYAPAMQADVTRRAELAGRLGSALRNNEFTLLHQPVVDLETGRVAAVEALARWRSAQGILFTPDEFVRLTDPRADRGTEHAEVTRWTLEAAVELAAGRHRAGHHVPVAVRVPVGRLLGRDLPPAVVESLLERYHLPPDALLVEITEHDPRVCLDELERRLVALRTAGVRIALDASGAGFSGMAALRRLPVDVLRLDRSFTEGLVESARLYKITAGLLRIARELGVRTVADGVDRPEQVVALREMGCTHGQGLAFAGPLDEPRLHGALARGAFPVPRRPEPAVATATGVPLTVGLSGPGRQRQR; encoded by the coding sequence ATGAGCGCCACGGGGGCCGTGTGCTCCGGTCCGGCCAACGCCGCCCGGCCCGCCTCCCGCGTGCCCCACCTCGTGGTCGTCCTGCTCTGCGGCGGGTACGCCGTCGGCGCCGCCCTCGGCTGGGGGACCCCCGCCGTGGCGCTCTTCATGGGCGACTTCGGCCTCGCCGCCGCCGCGCTCGCCGCCTGCCTGTCGTGCCTGTGGCACGCCCGCACCGTCTCCGGGCGCGCCCGCCCGGCCTGGGTGCTCTTCGCCGGCTCCTCCGCGATGGTGGCCGCGGGCAACGGGGTGTGGGGGTGGTACGAGGTGGTGCTGCGCCAGCCGGTGCCCCGGCTGTCCGCCGCCGACTTCTGCTTCCTGCTCTTCGCCCCGCTGGCCATCGTCGGCCTGCTGGTGCTCGCCAACCGCCCGGTGAACAAGGCCGGATGGATCTGCCTGGGGCTGGACGCCTGGCTGATCGGCGGCTCGCTGGTCACCTTGACCTGGAGCCTGGCGCTGGCCCGCACCGCCGAGTGGGACGGCCGCAGCACCCCGCGGGTCGCCCTCTCGCTGGCCTACCCGGTCTTCGACATCCTGCTGGTCTCCATGGTGCTGGCGCTCCACTTCCGCCGCTTCCGGGGCAGCCGCCCGGCGGTCAACACCGCCATCGGCGCGCTGGCGGTCACGGTGCTGTGCGACGCCCTCTTCACCTCGCCGATGCTGCGCGAGCACTACCACTCCGGGCAGATCCTGGACGCCGGCTGGTTCGCCGGCAGCATGCTCCAGGCGTACGCCCCCTGGGTCGGCGGACGCTCCGGCGCCCGCGGCGGAACGCGCGGCGACCACCCGCGCCGCCGCTCGGCCGGCACCTTCGCCGCCCTCACCCCGTACCTGGCCGCCGGGGTCTGCACGCTGGCGATCCTCATCGACCTGCTCGACGGCCGCAAGATCGACCGGGTGATGCTCTTCACCGGCTGTACGGTCGCCCTCGTCCTCGTCGTCCGCCAGGGCATCATGCTGCTGGACAACATCGCGCTCACCCGCGAACTCGCCGAGGCCGAGAACCACTTCCGCTCCCTGGTGCAGGGCTCCAGCGACGTCATCATGATCGCCGCGCCCAGCGGGGTGCTGCGCTACGTCTCCCCGGCCGCCAAGGGCGTCTACGCGCGTGATGCCGAGGAGATGATCGGCACCGAGCTGGCCTCGCACATCCACCCCGACGACCTCGGCCGCGTCCTGCACGAGGTGCGCCGCTTCCTCGCCGCGCCCCCCGAGCAGGAGCCCGCCACCCGCATCGAGTGCCGGATCCGCTCCGGCGACGGCGGCTGGCTCAACGTCGAGTCCTCGGTCAACCGCTACCAGGGCGGCCTGATCTTCAACAGCCGGGACGTCACCGAACGCGTCCGCCTCCAGGCCCAGCTCCAGCACAACGCCTCCCACGACCCGCTCACCGACCTGCCCAACCGCGCGCTCTTCACCGAGCGCGTCGGCCAGGCGCTCAGCGGGCGCCGCGCCGACGACGGCCAGGCCGCCGTGCTCTACATCGACCTCGACGGCTTCAAGGCGGTCAACGACACCGTGGGCCACCAGGCCGGCGACGAACTGCTGATCCAGGCCGCCCGCCGGCTCTCCGAGTCGGTGCGGGCCGGCGACACCGCGGCCCGGCTCGGCGGGGACGAGTTCGCCGCCCTGATCTGCGGCGGCGCCGACGAGCTGGGCGTGCGCGAACAGCAGATACTGGAGATCGCCGAACGGCTGCGGATCACCCTCTCCGAGCCGTACACCGTCACCTGCGGCACCACCGGCCACGGCCGGTCCTCCGGCAGCCACGGCCAGCCGGGCACCACCCAGGTACGGGTCGCCGCCAGCATCGGCGTCGCCTTCGCCGCCCCCGGGGTCACCCCGGCCGAGCTGATGCGCAACGCCGACCTGGCGATGTACCGGGCCAAGTCCAACGGCAAGAACCGCGTCGAGCTGTACGCACCCGCCATGCAGGCCGACGTCACCCGCCGCGCGGAGCTGGCCGGCCGGCTCGGCAGCGCCCTGCGCAACAACGAGTTCACCCTGCTCCACCAGCCCGTGGTGGACCTGGAGACCGGCCGGGTCGCCGCCGTCGAGGCGCTGGCCCGGTGGCGCTCGGCCCAGGGCATCCTGTTCACCCCGGACGAGTTCGTCCGCCTCACCGACCCGCGCGCCGACCGCGGCACCGAGCACGCCGAGGTCACCCGCTGGACGCTGGAGGCCGCAGTGGAGCTGGCCGCCGGACGCCACCGGGCCGGCCACCACGTACCGGTGGCGGTACGGGTGCCGGTCGGCCGGCTGCTCGGCCGCGACCTGCCGCCCGCCGTCGTGGAGTCCCTGCTGGAGCGGTACCACCTGCCGCCCGACGCGCTGCTGGTGGAGATCACCGAGCACGACCCCCGGGTCTGCCTGGACGAACTGGAACGCCGTCTGGTGGCGCTCCGCACCGCGGGGGTGCGGATCGCGCTGGACGCCTCCGGGGCCGGCTTCTCCGGGATGGCCGCGCTGCGCCGGCTGCCGGTGGACGTCCTGCGGCTGGACCGCTCGTTCACCGAGGGCCTGGTGGAGTCGGCCCGGCTGTACAAGATCACCGCGGGGCTGCTGCGGATCGCCCGGGAGCTGGGGGTGCGCACCGTGGCCGACGGGGTGGACCGCCCCGAACAGGTGGTGGCGCTGCGCGAGATGGGGTGTACTCATGGACAGGGCCTGGCCTTCGCCGGCCCGCTGGACGAACCGCGGCTGCACGGCGCCCTGGCTCGCGGTGCCTTCCCGGTACCCCGCCGCCCGGAGCCGGCCGTGGCCACCGCCACCGGCGTCCCGCTCACCGTGGGGCTCTCCGGGCCGGGCAGACAACGCCAGCGGTGA